A genomic region of Chitinimonas arctica contains the following coding sequences:
- a CDS encoding flagellar basal body P-ring protein FlgI has protein sequence MPLNRTFVRLIASLALTIACGTGYAQKIKELANVGGVRPNQLIGYGIVVGLDGSGDQTTQTPFTVQSVINMLTQLGVQLPPGTNLQLKNVAAVTVTGTLPPFSRTGQAIDITVASIGNAKSLRGGMLLMSPLKGADGQVYAVAQGNVIVAGAGASAGGSSTQVNQLAVGRIPNGATVEREVPGGVGDGDFITLALHDADFSTASKMAQVINAGMGATTARALDARTIQVRAPQDPDARVSFLAKLENLVIIPAEAIARVIINARTGSVVMNKAVTLEPCAISHGNLTVTISARNEVSQPKPLSGGETKPVQNADIEVKAEKGGVTAVPKSASLNEVIRALNQIGATPQDLLAILQAMKSAGALKADLEVI, from the coding sequence ATGCCCCTAAATCGTACCTTTGTCCGCCTGATCGCCAGCCTTGCCCTGACCATCGCCTGCGGCACGGGGTATGCCCAGAAAATCAAGGAGCTGGCGAATGTGGGCGGGGTACGCCCCAATCAGCTGATCGGTTATGGCATCGTGGTAGGTCTGGACGGTAGCGGCGACCAGACCACCCAAACACCATTCACCGTGCAAAGCGTCATCAATATGCTGACGCAACTGGGTGTGCAGCTTCCCCCTGGTACCAATCTACAATTGAAGAATGTTGCCGCCGTCACCGTGACCGGCACGCTGCCGCCGTTTTCGCGTACCGGCCAGGCGATCGATATCACGGTCGCCTCCATCGGCAATGCCAAAAGCCTACGCGGCGGCATGCTGCTGATGAGCCCCTTGAAGGGCGCCGATGGCCAGGTCTACGCCGTTGCCCAGGGCAATGTGATTGTCGCGGGTGCCGGCGCGTCCGCCGGCGGCTCTTCCACCCAGGTCAACCAACTGGCGGTCGGCCGCATTCCCAATGGCGCGACGGTAGAGCGCGAAGTTCCGGGCGGCGTGGGCGATGGCGATTTCATCACGCTGGCCTTGCACGACGCCGATTTCAGCACGGCCAGCAAGATGGCGCAGGTCATCAATGCCGGCATGGGCGCCACCACGGCCCGGGCCCTGGATGCACGTACCATCCAGGTTCGTGCGCCGCAAGACCCGGATGCGCGGGTCAGCTTCCTGGCCAAACTGGAAAATCTCGTCATTATCCCGGCCGAAGCGATCGCCCGGGTCATCATCAATGCCCGCACCGGTTCGGTTGTAATGAACAAAGCGGTCACCCTGGAGCCCTGCGCCATTTCGCACGGCAACCTGACGGTGACCATCTCGGCCAGGAACGAGGTCAGCCAGCCCAAGCCGCTGTCGGGTGGCGAAACCAAACCGGTCCAAAACGCCGATATCGAAGTCAAGGCGGAAAAGGGCGGGGTGACTGCCGTGCCCAAGAGCGCCTCGCTCAACGAAGTGATCCGCGCGCTCAACCAGATTGGCGCGACCCCGCAGGATCTATTGGCCATTCTGCAGGCCATGAAATCGGCGGGCGCCCTGAAGGCGGATCTGGAAGTCATCTAG
- a CDS encoding flagellar basal body L-ring protein FlgH has protein sequence MNRHLLVVSLLVLLSACASVPPTIVSQPTSVRPVAQAPVRPSNGSIYQLASARPLFEDRLARHLGDNITIQIEEQINATSKSGNKAERSTDNSTKVSATANSPLFSGALRGLNLGVSSSNSHDGTGETSASNTFNGQITVQVVDVLANGNLVVAGEKQVNIRGEISYLRVSGIVNPADIKAGNMVSSNRIAEARIEEMGSGTVASADRAGWLQRFFFSFLPF, from the coding sequence ATGAACCGCCACCTCTTAGTTGTCAGCCTGTTGGTTTTGCTGAGCGCTTGCGCAAGCGTGCCGCCCACCATCGTCAGCCAGCCGACCAGCGTCCGGCCCGTCGCCCAGGCGCCGGTACGGCCCAGCAATGGCAGCATCTACCAGCTCGCCAGTGCCCGCCCGCTCTTCGAGGACCGCCTGGCGCGGCATTTGGGCGACAACATCACCATACAGATCGAAGAGCAGATCAACGCGACCAGCAAATCCGGCAACAAGGCCGAGCGCAGCACCGACAATTCCACCAAGGTTTCCGCCACCGCCAACTCACCCCTGTTCAGCGGCGCGCTACGCGGGCTGAACCTGGGCGTCAGCTCCAGCAACAGCCACGACGGCACGGGCGAAACCAGCGCCAGCAACACCTTCAATGGCCAGATCACCGTGCAGGTGGTGGACGTGCTCGCCAACGGCAACCTGGTGGTGGCGGGCGAAAAACAGGTCAATATCCGGGGTGAAATCAGCTACTTGCGCGTTTCCGGCATCGTCAACCCGGCCGATATAAAAGCGGGCAATATGGTATCCTCCAACCGGATCGCTGAAGCCCGTATCGAAGAAATGGGCAGCGGTACCGTAGCCTCGGCCGACCGTGCCGGCTGGCTGCAACGATTCTTCTTCAGCTTCCTGCCATTCTGA
- the flgJ gene encoding flagellar assembly peptidoglycan hydrolase FlgJ, with protein MQLSATTADASLNARLAIDSQAVGDLRAKLARDPKGAAKEVASQFEKMFLDMVMKSMREATPKFDELESSTTSMFRGMYDQQLSQTLTSGRGLGLADVIAAQVERLSNPDNLRTPLARPLRDSFALRSATPAAQTVPAPSAEGFLATVGQAAVGAAQTLGLSPHLMLAHAALETGWGKKPITDSAGHNTFNLFGIKAGKSWTGKTADITTTEYVDGVAQKRIEKFRAYDNYNDAFVDYAQLLSKRYGEATQAGSDAKVFASELQEGGYATDPAYARKLARVAEHPALKAYRATV; from the coding sequence ATGCAACTCTCCGCCACCACTGCCGATGCAAGCCTGAACGCCCGCCTGGCGATCGATTCCCAAGCCGTCGGCGATCTGCGTGCCAAGTTGGCTCGCGACCCCAAGGGTGCGGCCAAGGAAGTGGCCAGCCAGTTCGAAAAGATGTTTCTCGACATGGTGATGAAGTCCATGCGGGAAGCCACACCCAAGTTCGACGAGCTGGAAAGCAGTACCACCAGCATGTTCCGCGGTATGTACGACCAGCAGCTGTCGCAGACGCTCACCTCCGGCCGTGGCCTGGGCCTGGCCGATGTGATCGCCGCCCAGGTCGAGCGCTTGAGCAATCCCGATAATCTCCGTACGCCCTTGGCCCGCCCGCTACGCGACAGTTTTGCCTTGCGTTCGGCAACGCCTGCCGCTCAAACCGTGCCGGCCCCCTCGGCCGAAGGCTTTTTAGCCACGGTAGGACAGGCAGCAGTGGGCGCAGCCCAGACGCTGGGCCTTTCTCCCCATCTGATGCTGGCCCATGCCGCGCTGGAAACCGGCTGGGGCAAGAAGCCCATCACCGATAGCGCCGGCCACAACACCTTCAACCTCTTCGGCATCAAGGCCGGCAAGAGCTGGACGGGCAAGACCGCCGATATCACCACGACCGAATATGTAGATGGCGTCGCGCAGAAGCGGATCGAGAAGTTCCGTGCCTACGACAACTACAACGATGCCTTCGTCGACTACGCCCAACTCCTGAGCAAGCGCTACGGCGAGGCCACCCAGGCAGGCAGCGACGCCAAGGTATTTGCCAGCGAACTGCAGGAAGGTGGCTACGCGACCGATCCGGCCTACGCACGCAAATTGGCCCGCGTGGCCGAACACCCCGCCCTCAAGGCGTACCGGGCAACCGTCTGA
- a CDS encoding flagellar hook protein FlgE: MGFQQGLSGLNSASKFLDVVGNNVANANTVGYKGARAEFADVYANTLASTNVQVGIGGRTSAVAQQFAQGNITSTDNPLDIAIQGNGFFRMIDPAGSFSYARNGQFQLDREGYIVNNNQKLAGYAANSDGQLITGATPQAIQIQTSNIGAQATGGSALSDAGLTLGMNLDARKPIINRGTSTVSVTGARLANAAGTSPVNYTTRVTDSTGQFHTLDVRLTRAAPQTWTVETQLDGAGGFSQTATPLTFSTPGGQITSGGTQAVSYNLSSPAPAYGTTPMNFNLNFAGALEVAAAAEAPGTVTVNDTAALNTTVQISSSNLDPADPVTTPHTYSGSYLDGNGVSHTIDITLTKAATNTWVPTIDIDGAAFPIVPTPASIVFNTNGQMVAGSPIAITGAPGAVNFSVNLQGVTQQTGAFTAGTVQTRSTPPVVATDPSSYTHSTSATVYDSQGVGHTMTFYFAKVGVNAWEVQTSFDGATPVTQPGYVTFDAAGNMNGGTEFAYTSPIPSPSGAQTPLAFNTYFTGTTQFGNQFGVNELSQDGYADGNITGLSIGKDGIILGRYSNGQNRTIGQITLYNFANPQGLQPLGDNRWAESYASNQARLGTPGTSDFGTLQSGAVEDSNIDLTKELVDMITAQRSYQANAQTIKTQDQILQTLVNLR; this comes from the coding sequence ATGGGCTTCCAGCAAGGTTTGAGCGGACTCAATTCCGCTTCCAAGTTCCTCGACGTGGTCGGCAATAATGTCGCCAATGCCAACACGGTCGGCTACAAGGGGGCCCGTGCGGAATTCGCCGATGTCTACGCCAATACCCTGGCCAGCACCAATGTGCAGGTGGGTATCGGCGGACGTACCTCGGCGGTGGCGCAGCAGTTCGCGCAGGGCAATATCACCAGTACCGACAACCCCCTGGATATCGCCATCCAGGGCAATGGCTTTTTCCGGATGATCGATCCGGCGGGCTCGTTCAGCTATGCCCGCAATGGCCAGTTCCAGTTGGACAGGGAAGGCTATATTGTCAACAACAACCAGAAATTGGCCGGTTATGCCGCCAATTCCGACGGGCAGCTGATCACCGGCGCCACGCCGCAGGCGATCCAGATCCAGACTTCCAATATCGGTGCACAGGCCACCGGCGGTTCGGCGCTCAGCGACGCCGGCCTGACGCTGGGCATGAACCTGGATGCGCGCAAACCCATCATCAACCGCGGCACCTCGACGGTATCGGTCACCGGTGCCCGTCTGGCCAATGCGGCCGGTACGTCGCCGGTCAACTACACCACCCGCGTCACGGATTCGACCGGCCAGTTCCATACCCTGGACGTTCGGCTGACGCGCGCCGCGCCGCAGACCTGGACGGTGGAGACCCAGCTCGACGGCGCCGGCGGCTTTTCCCAAACCGCGACGCCCCTGACGTTTTCCACTCCCGGTGGACAAATCACCTCCGGCGGTACGCAGGCGGTGTCGTATAACCTGTCCTCGCCGGCGCCGGCCTACGGCACCACGCCCATGAACTTCAATCTGAATTTCGCCGGGGCGCTCGAAGTCGCCGCGGCCGCGGAAGCGCCAGGTACGGTAACGGTCAACGATACGGCGGCGCTCAATACCACGGTACAGATATCCAGTTCCAATCTCGACCCGGCCGACCCGGTCACCACGCCCCATACCTACAGCGGGTCCTACCTGGACGGCAACGGCGTTTCGCATACCATCGATATCACCCTGACCAAGGCGGCGACCAATACCTGGGTGCCGACCATCGATATCGACGGCGCCGCGTTCCCTATCGTTCCCACCCCGGCATCCATCGTATTCAACACCAACGGGCAGATGGTGGCCGGGTCGCCCATCGCGATTACCGGTGCGCCGGGCGCCGTGAATTTTTCGGTCAATCTGCAAGGCGTTACCCAGCAGACCGGCGCCTTTACGGCCGGAACGGTACAAACCCGCAGCACCCCGCCGGTGGTGGCGACCGACCCGTCCAGCTATACCCATTCCACCTCGGCCACCGTGTATGACTCGCAAGGCGTGGGCCATACCATGACCTTCTATTTCGCCAAGGTCGGCGTCAATGCCTGGGAAGTGCAGACCAGTTTCGACGGCGCCACGCCGGTCACCCAGCCGGGCTATGTGACATTCGATGCGGCCGGCAATATGAATGGTGGTACGGAGTTTGCTTATACCTCTCCGATCCCGTCGCCGAGCGGTGCCCAGACGCCGTTGGCGTTCAACACCTACTTCACCGGGACGACCCAGTTCGGCAATCAGTTCGGGGTCAACGAACTTAGTCAGGATGGTTATGCGGACGGCAATATCACAGGTCTCTCGATCGGCAAGGACGGCATCATCCTCGGCCGCTACTCCAATGGCCAGAACCGTACCATCGGACAGATCACGCTGTACAACTTCGCCAATCCGCAGGGCTTGCAGCCCTTGGGCGACAACCGCTGGGCCGAGAGCTACGCCTCCAACCAGGCGCGGCTGGGTACGCCGGGGACCAGTGACTTCGGCACCTTGCAGTCGGGAGCGGTCGAGGATTCGAATATCGACCTGACCAAGGAGTTGGTCGACATGATTACCGCGCAACGCTCGTACCAGGCCAATGCGCAGACCATCAAGACGCAAGACCAGATCCTGCAGACGCTGGTGAATCTGAGGTAA
- a CDS encoding flagellar hook assembly protein FlgD has translation MNTVTSTRSSADIYDNLNKARDSKSKSQETQDRFLKLLITQLQNQDPMNPMDSAQSTSQMAQMSTVSGIENLNASITGMLATFNAGQSYQAAGLIGKQVLVPGDTIQFDGQKPVSAEIEVPSEGGEITVGVYNASNQKVDEIDLGKLKSGRQTLEWDGVGANGTSLPAGKYYLAANAVQPGGGSKQVASFTFVGVNSVSMSGGSVKLSLADGRQLPYDEVSSIK, from the coding sequence ATGAATACCGTGACCAGCACCAGAAGCAGTGCGGATATCTACGATAACCTGAATAAGGCGCGTGATAGCAAGAGCAAGAGCCAGGAAACCCAGGACCGCTTCCTCAAGCTGCTGATTACCCAATTGCAGAACCAGGATCCGATGAATCCGATGGACAGTGCGCAAAGCACCAGCCAGATGGCGCAGATGAGCACGGTATCCGGTATCGAAAACCTCAATGCCAGTATCACCGGCATGCTGGCCACCTTCAACGCCGGCCAGTCCTACCAGGCGGCCGGCTTGATCGGCAAGCAGGTGCTGGTGCCGGGCGACACGATCCAGTTCGACGGCCAGAAGCCGGTCAGCGCCGAGATCGAAGTCCCCAGCGAGGGCGGCGAGATAACCGTGGGGGTGTACAACGCCAGCAACCAGAAAGTCGACGAGATCGACCTGGGCAAGCTCAAGTCCGGTCGTCAGACGTTGGAATGGGATGGTGTCGGGGCCAACGGTACGAGTTTGCCGGCCGGCAAATATTACCTCGCCGCCAACGCGGTACAGCCGGGCGGCGGCAGCAAGCAAGTTGCCAGTTTTACCTTTGTCGGTGTGAACAGCGTGTCCATGAGTGGCGGTAGCGTCAAGCTCAGCCTGGCCGACGGGCGTCAATTGCCCTACGACGAAGTCAGCAGCATCAAATAA
- the flgG gene encoding flagellar basal-body rod protein FlgG, with product MMRSLWVAKTGMDAMQMNIDTISNNLANVNTTGFKRSRPIFEDLLYQTLRQPGGATSQQTQLPTGLQMGTGVKPVATERIHTQGNLQLTDNPYDVAINGEGFFQIEMPDGTIGYTRDGTFQLNNQGVMVTAEGYPLQGNITVPQGTIRFGISRDGIVTALAAGQTQATQIGTIQMASFINPAGLQSVGENLYLETAASGAPQVGTPGQTGLGVLNQQYLEVSNVNITEELINMIQAQRAFEINSRSIQTSDQMLQKLTQL from the coding sequence ATGATGCGTTCGCTGTGGGTAGCTAAAACCGGTATGGATGCGATGCAGATGAACATCGACACCATCTCGAACAATCTGGCCAATGTAAACACCACCGGCTTCAAGCGCAGCCGGCCCATCTTCGAGGATCTGCTGTACCAGACCCTGCGCCAGCCTGGCGGCGCCACCAGCCAGCAGACGCAATTGCCTACCGGCCTGCAGATGGGGACCGGGGTCAAGCCGGTCGCCACCGAGCGCATCCATACCCAGGGCAATCTGCAGTTGACCGACAATCCCTACGATGTCGCGATCAATGGCGAGGGCTTTTTTCAGATCGAAATGCCGGACGGCACCATAGGCTATACCCGCGACGGTACTTTCCAGCTCAATAACCAGGGCGTGATGGTCACCGCCGAAGGCTATCCGCTCCAAGGCAATATCACCGTCCCGCAAGGCACGATCCGCTTCGGCATCAGTCGGGACGGCATCGTGACCGCGCTGGCGGCGGGCCAGACCCAGGCAACCCAGATCGGCACGATACAGATGGCCTCGTTCATCAATCCGGCCGGCCTGCAAAGCGTGGGGGAAAATCTCTACCTGGAGACCGCGGCATCCGGTGCGCCCCAGGTGGGAACGCCGGGCCAGACCGGCCTGGGGGTGTTGAACCAGCAGTATCTGGAGGTTTCCAACGTCAATATCACGGAAGAGCTGATCAATATGATCCAGGCGCAGCGCGCCTTCGAGATCAATTCGCGCTCGATCCAGACCTCGGACCAGATGTTGCAGAAGCTGACCCAGCTGTAA
- the flgF gene encoding flagellar basal-body rod protein FlgF, translated as MDRLIYVAMTGAKHASLQQATVANNLANATTPGFKQELAASRALQAVGGVGYQTRAFTLEQSVGADFSPGTLQTTGRPLDIAITTEGMFAVQTGNGEAYTRNGSLEIDAAGLLKTREGFPVQGDGGPITIPENSVLTFGKDGTVSAAPINDPSQSNEIGRIKLVKPDERQLDRGNDGLFRLRDGQPAQVDAAVQVASGSLEASNVNAVEQLVKMIDYQRNYDLQVRMLQTADQNARAAAQVMVLS; from the coding sequence ATGGACAGGCTTATCTATGTGGCGATGACGGGGGCGAAGCATGCCAGCCTGCAGCAAGCCACCGTTGCCAACAATCTGGCCAATGCCACCACGCCGGGCTTCAAGCAGGAGCTGGCGGCATCGCGCGCCCTCCAGGCCGTCGGCGGGGTCGGCTACCAGACCCGCGCCTTTACCCTGGAGCAATCGGTCGGCGCCGATTTCAGCCCCGGCACCTTGCAGACTACCGGCCGCCCACTCGATATCGCCATTACCACCGAGGGTATGTTCGCCGTGCAGACCGGCAACGGCGAGGCCTATACCCGCAACGGCAGCCTGGAAATCGATGCCGCCGGCCTGCTGAAAACCCGCGAGGGCTTTCCGGTGCAGGGTGATGGCGGGCCGATCACCATTCCCGAAAATAGCGTACTAACCTTCGGCAAGGACGGCACCGTCAGCGCCGCGCCGATCAATGATCCTTCGCAAAGCAATGAAATCGGCCGCATCAAGCTGGTGAAGCCGGATGAGCGCCAGCTCGACCGCGGCAACGACGGTTTGTTCCGTTTGCGCGACGGCCAGCCGGCCCAGGTGGATGCGGCGGTACAGGTCGCCAGCGGCAGCCTGGAAGCCAGCAATGTCAACGCGGTGGAACAGCTGGTGAAAATGATCGATTACCAGCGCAATTACGATCTGCAAGTACGCATGTTGCAGACAGCGGACCAGAATGCCCGGGCAGCCGCCCAGGTCATGGTCCTAAGCTAG